The sequence below is a genomic window from Desulfovibrionales bacterium.
AAAACGGAGGATTGCCATGGATAAAAGCCAACACGGTAGAAGAAGAGACAAGCTGGTCCAGGAAAAAAGGCACGACACTTACAAAGAATGGGGCAAGTGGCCGGAGCCGACGGTATGTACTGAATGTGGTTCCCTTTTTCAGGACGGGCGTTGGTCATGGGAAAAACCGCCGAAGGAAGCCAATAGGGTGGTCTGCCCTGCTTGTCAGCGTATCGCTGATAACTACCCGGCAGGGTATGTGGAGATCAAGGGTAATTTTTTCAAACAACACCGTGAAGAGCTGCTGAACCTCATCCATAATGAAGAGGAGTTGGAGAAGGGAGAACACCCCATGGAAAGGATCATGTCCATTGTTGATAAAGACGACCACTCTCTGATTACGACAACCGGAGTGCATATGGCCCGCCGTATCGGGGAGGCGCTGTCCCGGGCCTATCAGGGTGATTTTTCCTTACAGTACGGCGATGCCGAAAAGACTATAAGGGTTTATTGGAGCCGGTAATCATGCGCATTATGTGTCTGGACATAGGTACGAAGACCATAGGCATCGCCGTAAGTGATGAACTGGGCATTACCGCTCAACCGCTGAAGACCTTACCCAGGAAGACCGAAGAGGAAGATATAGATGCCCTGAAAAGGCTTATCAGCGAGTTAAACGTCACGGAAGTGGTCGTAGGGCTCCCTAAAAAAACGGACGGGAGCCTTGGACCAGCGGCGGTTTTGGTTCTGGAATTTGCAGAAAAGTTGAAATCGGCTATTCCGCAACCTATCCACACCTGGGATGAGCGTTTTTCCACAGTGGCAGTTACCAGGACACTTCTTGCGGGTGACGCCAGCCGCGCCAGGCGCAAAAAAGTGGTTAATCACCTGGCCGCAGCCTATATACTCCAGGGTTTCTTGGACAGCAGATGATAAGGATACCTGATCGCATTAGGAAATATGTCAGGTGGCGGGCACTGGTGGGTGTATATGTTGCGCTCTTTCTCGCCTATCAGGTTTTCACGTTTTTCTATATCCCACCGGAAAGACATGCGAAGTCAAAGGTTATTTATATCCGGCCCAAGACCAAATTTCTGACTATTTCCCGTCAATTGGAAGACGAAGGCATTATTAGAAGCAGTTTTAAATTTGCCATATTGGCAAAACTCACCGGGTCAGTCAACCGGATAAGGGCCGGAGAATATGAACTAAGCCCGTCTATGCTCCCCTGGGAAGTGCTCAAAAAATTGGCTAGTGGCCGGGTTATTCAGCACATGGTCACTATCCCTGAAGGCTACAACATCTATCAGATCGCCGACACACTCGCTAAAGAAGGACTGGTAAAAAAACAAGAATTCCTGGCCAGGGCCTTTGACCAGGATATTATATCATCCCTTGGAGTTGAGGGGTCAAGTCTTGAGGGTTATCTCTTCCCGGATACCTATGAATTTTGGAGGGACATGCAGGCGGAAGATGTCCTCCGTAAGATGACAAACCGGTTTAAGAAGATATACTCACAGAAATATGCAGAAGAGGCTGAAAGGCAAGGTCTGTCTATGCGGGAGGTTATAACTCTGGCCTCCATTATTGAGAAGGAAACCGGTATCCCGGGCGAAAGGAGACTTATTTCGGCCGTCTTCCATAACCGTTTGCGTCGCGGCATGCCCTTGCAGGCAGATCCGACGGTTATTTATGGGATACGCGATTTTAACGGCAACCTCACCAGAAAAGATCTACGAACACCAACCCCCTACAATACATACATAGTCAAGGGATTACCGCCAGGCCCCATAGCCTGCCCGGGAGAAGCGGCAATTAAAGCAGCCCTTAATCCTGTAAAAAAAAGGGTTCTGTATTTTGTGTCCAAGAACGATGGTTCACATTATTTCTCAAGCACCCTTGAAGCCCACCAACGGGCCGTCGCCCTATACCAAAAAAAGCCTGCCTCAGACGTCCCGGCCTCTGACACTACTGATTAGTTACTATCCGGGAACCCAAGATTTCCGGCCTACGGTCGGCCTAATGCTGGATAAAGCAATCGGCACTCAGCTATCGGCATGAAGCCGGTCCACCGTTCACTGTTTACCGTTTACCGAAAGAAAATGCCGGACAACGGTTAACGGATAACGGATAACAAACATGCTGACGGCTGAAAGCGTGAATTCTAACCGTAATTTCCGGATGAAAACTATTTAGTTTTTATTAAGAAACGTCGGGCTTCATAAAAATAAAGAGTGAGCCCGGAATCTTTTAGCTTGACAAGCTCCAGCCATTTTATATAGAATTTGCGAAGTGTGTGACTCCGTAACTACCCGGTCTTGACAGGTAAGACGCCTGCCTAACTATTTTTAAGGTGATGGTATTCGAGTAATCCGGCCGGGTAAATCAGGCGTCTAAGTAGATAAAGCAATCAGCGTTCAGCTATCAGCAGTCAGCTTAAGGCTGAGGGCGGGTAGCCTCTTTTGTTTCGTCAGTTGTTGAATTTAACAAGAAAGGAGGTGAAAAAGATGAAAAAACTAGCAATTGTTATGGCTGTAATCGCCTCTTTTTGTCTGGTAGCGGTGGCCTTTGCTGCAGAGCCGGATACGGTCACTATCAGCAGTAAGGCCTATGCCAAACATACAAAGGGCCTGGTAAAATTCACCCACAAGAAACACGCCGTTGATTTGAAGATCGGCTGTACCGACTGCCACCATGTCTATAAAGATGGCAAAAATACCTGGAAAAAGGGCGACGCGGTAAAGAAGTGCGATAGCTGTCACAGTGTAGCCAAACCCATGGCCCAACTCTCCCCACAGGAGAAGAAGCAAATGGCCTCACCGGAACTGGCATTCCACAAAAATTGTAAGGAGTGCCACATGGCGGCCAAAAAACAAGGCAAGAAAGCGCCGGTGGCCTGCGGAGAGTGCCACGGTAAGTAAATAAATCGGTTTTAAGGACATGAGAGCGGGGATTGAGGGGTCTTGCCTCCCAATCCCCGTTTTATTTGACGGCTTCGTAAAAAGTCAATTTCTCACGCGAAGGCGCAAAGACCGCAAAAGAAAGATGAAAATCCAGAAATCAGTGATAAAAGCTTTTGTCATGAGTTCCTGAGTTCCAAATTTTATTCTTTTTGCGGCCTTGGCAGCCTTGCGTGATATTTGAGACTTTGCCATTCCCCTGCAAGCAAAAAAGTAGTGTTTTTCCGGTCTCCTTCTGCTATAAAATCCAGACAGAAAGAGCTGAAAGCCAAGGGTTATATCCTGACTTCTGAATTCTGACTCCTGTATTCTGTATTCTTTACACATATGATTTCACCGGCTACATTATCTAAGATCGAAAACATCATCGGCAAAAAAAACCTCCTTACCTCTCAGGAGGATCGTATTTGCTATGCCTATGACGCTACCAATCTCTTCCACATGCCGGACGCTGTGGCCATCCCTGGAACAGCAGAAGAGATAGAAGCTATTATGCAACTCGCCAACCGGGAAAAATTTCCGGTCACACCCCGCGGAGCCGGAACCGGCATGACCGGGGGCGCTCTGGCGATAAATGGAGGACTGGTCCTGGCGCTCACCCGGCTTAACCGTATCCTGGAAATTGATACGCAAAACCTGATAGCGGTGGTAGAACCAGGGGTAATAACCGGTGACTTGCAAAGGGAGGCAGAAAAGGTCGGCCTTTTTTACCCCCCAGATCCATCCAGCCTCAAGTTTTCTACTATAGGCGGAAATGTGGCTGAATGTGCCGGCGGCGCCCGGGCCGTTAAGTACGGTGTCACTAAAGATTATGTAACCGGTCTGGAAGTGGCGCTGCCCACCGGCGGGATTATTAGGACGGGTGCGCGCACCCGAAAAGGTGTGGTGGGGTATGACTTAACCAAGCTCTTTGTAGGCTCTGAGGGGACACTGGGAATCATTACCAGGATTATTCTGAAGTTACTCCCTTTGCCGGAGGCCCGGAAGACCCTGTTAGCTGTATTTGACAGACTGGATACGGCTATGCAGACCGTCTCCGGTATCATCAGCGCCCGAATTATACCGGCGGCTCTGGAATTCATGGATCAGACCGCTATCTCCTGTGTTGAAGACTACCTTCGTCTAGGGCTACCCAGGGAAGCCGGGGCGCTGCTTTTAATAGAAGTGGACGGCCGTAAAGAGGCGGTAGAAGCGGAGGCAGACACAATCTGCCAACTATGTGAAAAAATGGGGGCCCGCGATATCCGGACAGCCGGAAACGAAAGCGAAGCAACCCTCCTGTGGCAGGCACGCCGGGCCGTCTCTCCGGCCCTGTTTAAACTTAAACCCCATAAAATAAGCGAAGATATTGTCGTCCCGCGCAGCCGCATAGCAGAGATGGTTTCCCGCGCTAAGGCCATAGGTACGGAAAACGGCTTAATCGTCCTCTGTTTTGGCCATGCCGGAGATGGTAATATCCATATAAATATTATGATCGACCGGGAAGACAGGGTTGAGTTGCAGAGGGCCCAAAGGGCCAAGGAGCAGATATTCCGAACCGCCTTAGAATTGGGAGGGACATTATCGGGTGAGCACGGCATCGGCATAACGAAATCACCCTTTCTGGGGCTTGAACTCAGCCCCCTGGCTGTCGAGACCATGAAGAAGATAAAGGCAGCGCTCGATCCTAAAAATATTTTAAATCCTGGAAAGGTATTCCCATATTGAGCCGGGAAAACCATAGATCCGCCGGGGCGGGCTTGTCAGCTACAGGGACTTCAAATCACCTGGAGCGGACTATAGTTATTATAGCCGTAGTCGTCTTTTTCCCTACTGTCCTCTTCCTACGCTATTTACATGATACCGGGATTACGCTATCAATAACAAAAGTATTCCCCCCCCTGCATCTCGTTGCTGAATTTTTAGGTGTATTTGTCTCCATATCCCTTTTTTTGCTGGCCTGGCATACCTATCCCGACCGGCGGGACACGTTCATATTATCTCTGGGAAATGCCTTTCTGCTGGTTGGCCTTTTGAGCCTGCTCCATATCATGCACTACCAGGAAAGTCTTACCCCTATCAAAAACAACGGGTTACTAAACAATCCCCTTTGTTTTTATGCTATGGGTCAACTTTTGTTGCCGTTAGGTCTTCTGTTCAGTATATTCGCGGTGGGCAGGACATTTTCGACACGCAGACGTCTTCACTATTTATTAGGAGTTCTCGTTCTCCTCACTCTGATAGTGGGCGCCGGCTCGTACCTGTCGTGCCATAGGCAGATTCGCCTAGGCGAAAAAGCCCACCAATCTGCCCTCTCGCCAATAAATGCGGACCGCCTTATCAACCGGGATTTCTTGACCGTACCCCTTTACGCCGTGGCTATGTACCTCTGCTATAAGAAAAAACTGTTTACCGAATCCAAATCCAATGCCTTATTCCTGGGCGCCCTGGCCCTGCTGGCATACAGCGAGGCCTTGAGCAGCGGATTATGCTTCCAGTGTGAGGACTGCCCGCTAATAAATCACAATCCCTTTTCTCATTTCTTCATAATCGCGGCTTATGGCACTATCTATTGGGTAGTCTTTGTCTCATCTATTCGCTATCCGTATAAGACACTTTATGCGGTTAAAGAAGACCTCTCCGAAAAATATCAGGAACTTTCCGCCGCCCTGGAGATGCTAAAACAATCGGAAGAACGGTACCGCTTGCTGGTTGAAAACTCAAATGACTTGATATACACTCTCGACTCATACAGTCGCATTACCTTTGTAAACCAGAACATAAGTGTTTTGACCGGTTATACGCCTGCCGAGTTACGTGGTAAAAGTGTTTTTGACATCCTTACTCCGGAGTCGCAAAAAAAGGCCATAGCGCAGATCAGGACGCTGGTGAAGACCAGCCGTGCCCTGGTTGAAGACCTGGAAATACTGGCTAAGAATGGTGGGGGGAAAACCATTATGGTCAATATCCAGCCCATACATGACGCCGAAGGTAAGATAACCGGATTTCAGGGTATAGCCAGAGACATTTCCGAACGCAGACAACAACGGGAACAGATGATCCACTCCGAAAAACTGGCTACGGTGGGGCTTATTGCCTCGGGTATTGCCCATGAAATCGGTACGCCCTTGAACATTATCTCCGGTAACGCCGAGTTTCTCTTGGCCGACCTTCCTGATCAGCATCCCATGCGGGAAGAGTTAGAGACCATAATCGATCAGTGCCAGAGGATATCCGACCAGGTTAAGAATCTCCTGGATTTTGCCCGTCCTTCGTCCTTAGAGTTTGCCCCGTTAAATATAAACGAGATCATTCATGACACCCTCCGCCTTTTAAAACATATGATTAAACCGGGTCATAACATACAACTGAATTTAACCCCGGACCTGCCGCCCTTAATGGGTGATAAATACAGGCTGCGACAACTATTCACCAATCTCCTTTTGAATGCCTTTCAGTCCATGCCCACGACTGGGTCTTTGCAAATAAACACCGCTCTATTATCAGCATCCACCGCTTCCAGGATAGAGACGCCGTGTATCTGTATACAGATAAAGGATTCCGGTCGCGGCATTGAAAAAGAAAATCTAAAATCCATATTTGACCCCTTTTTTACTACCAAGGCCATGGGCCAGGGAACCGGTCTGGGACTGGCCGTTTGCCTGAGGATAGTCAAAGATCACGCGGGTGGCATCGAGGTAGAAAGCGAGGTTAATAGGGGCGCTACATTTACAATCCATCTTCCACTGCGTGCACCTCTGAAGGACAGCGGAACGGAGGAGACCATTAGCCATGTCTGATGTCCCCTATTCCGTACTCATCGTTGATGATGACGTGCAAATGACCATTATGCTCAGGAAGGTATTAGAAAAAGAAGGTTATGACGTGGAAACCGCCCTTGACGGGCAGGACGCCATGGCTAACTCCGCTGTGGGAGATATCGACCTGGTAATCACTGATATCCGCATGCCGGGGATGGATGGCCTGGAATTCCTAAAAAGGATAAGGGAAAATCATCAGGATGTCCCGGTTATACTTATGACCGCCTTTGGTTCTATCGAGGCCGCAGTGGAGTCCATGAAAAAGGGGGCTTACCACTACATAGCCAAGCCGTTTAAAACACAGCAATTCCTGTCTGTGGTACAAGCCGCCCTCCGGGAGCGAAGGCTCCAGCTTGAAGTAGCCGGCTTGCGCCAGGAAATAACGAAAGAGTTTTGTTTCTCAAACATTATCGGGAAAAGCCCGGTCATGCAGGAGTTATTTTCCCTGATCCGACGTGTGGCCAGGGCCAAAAGCACCGTCATAATCTACGGGAAGAGCGGCACCGGCAAGGAACTCGTGGCCAGGGCCCTGCATTATAACAGTCCCCGTGCGGATAAACCATTTGTCGCCTTCAATTGCGCGGCCATACCCGAGACCCTTCTGGAAACAGAGCTTTTTGGTCACGCCCGGGGGGCCTTTACCGATGCCAGGCATGCCAAAATGGGCCTTTTTGTCGAAGCAGATGGCGGGACCTTGTTCCTGGATGAAATTGGCGATATGCCTGTTTCCATTCAGGGCAAGTTGCTCCGGGCTATCCAGGAGAGGGAAATCCGGCCGGTAGGCGCGACGAAAGATATTAAAATCGACGTAAGACTTGTCGCGGCTACACACCATGATCTCCAACAATTACTTAAAGAAGGGAAAATACGGGAAGACCTCTATTTCCGGTTAAACGTAGTCCCCATAAGCCTCCCGGAATTAAAGGACCGCAAAGAAGACATCCCCCTGCTGGTGAGACACTTTCTTAAGAAACATGCCACAGAGAACAACCAAAAGCCGCTTGGTGTCTCAAAAGAAGCGATGCGCATTCTTATGGAATATGCCTGGCCGGGAAACGTCCGGGAGCTGGAAAATGTCCTGGAACGGGCAGCCATCCTCACCGAAGGCCCCGTGATCCAGACTGAAAACCTGCCCGAGGGTCTTCGCTCAGCCCCCTATGCGTCCGGCAAAGAAATACCCATAACTTCCAGTTTAGAAAATCTGGAGAAAAAACATATCCAGGATATACTCAACGTAACCCGCGGGAACCAATCGGAGGCTGCGAAGATATTGGGAATCGATCGCCGCACCCTTTATCGCAAGATAAAGGCCTACAATCTGCATATAACCTAATTTTTGGGACAAGTTGTCCCATCAGGGTGGCAATTTGTCCTGTTCCGCCTATATCATACAATAAGCGCATTATCTAACCAATAAACCCCCCTGCCCCTGTGACATTTTGTCCCATCGGCCTTACCCCTCAC
It includes:
- a CDS encoding BCAM0308 family protein, whose product is KRRIAMDKSQHGRRRDKLVQEKRHDTYKEWGKWPEPTVCTECGSLFQDGRWSWEKPPKEANRVVCPACQRIADNYPAGYVEIKGNFFKQHREELLNLIHNEEELEKGEHPMERIMSIVDKDDHSLITTTGVHMARRIGEALSRAYQGDFSLQYGDAEKTIRVYWSR
- a CDS encoding sigma-54 dependent transcriptional regulator; translated protein: MSDVPYSVLIVDDDVQMTIMLRKVLEKEGYDVETALDGQDAMANSAVGDIDLVITDIRMPGMDGLEFLKRIRENHQDVPVILMTAFGSIEAAVESMKKGAYHYIAKPFKTQQFLSVVQAALRERRLQLEVAGLRQEITKEFCFSNIIGKSPVMQELFSLIRRVARAKSTVIIYGKSGTGKELVARALHYNSPRADKPFVAFNCAAIPETLLETELFGHARGAFTDARHAKMGLFVEADGGTLFLDEIGDMPVSIQGKLLRAIQEREIRPVGATKDIKIDVRLVAATHHDLQQLLKEGKIREDLYFRLNVVPISLPELKDRKEDIPLLVRHFLKKHATENNQKPLGVSKEAMRILMEYAWPGNVRELENVLERAAILTEGPVIQTENLPEGLRSAPYASGKEIPITSSLENLEKKHIQDILNVTRGNQSEAAKILGIDRRTLYRKIKAYNLHIT
- the mltG gene encoding endolytic transglycosylase MltG, encoding MGVYVALFLAYQVFTFFYIPPERHAKSKVIYIRPKTKFLTISRQLEDEGIIRSSFKFAILAKLTGSVNRIRAGEYELSPSMLPWEVLKKLASGRVIQHMVTIPEGYNIYQIADTLAKEGLVKKQEFLARAFDQDIISSLGVEGSSLEGYLFPDTYEFWRDMQAEDVLRKMTNRFKKIYSQKYAEEAERQGLSMREVITLASIIEKETGIPGERRLISAVFHNRLRRGMPLQADPTVIYGIRDFNGNLTRKDLRTPTPYNTYIVKGLPPGPIACPGEAAIKAALNPVKKRVLYFVSKNDGSHYFSSTLEAHQRAVALYQKKPASDVPASDTTD
- the ruvX gene encoding Holliday junction resolvase RuvX; its protein translation is MRIMCLDIGTKTIGIAVSDELGITAQPLKTLPRKTEEEDIDALKRLISELNVTEVVVGLPKKTDGSLGPAAVLVLEFAEKLKSAIPQPIHTWDERFSTVAVTRTLLAGDASRARRKKVVNHLAAAYILQGFLDSR
- a CDS encoding PAS domain S-box protein, with product MSATGTSNHLERTIVIIAVVVFFPTVLFLRYLHDTGITLSITKVFPPLHLVAEFLGVFVSISLFLLAWHTYPDRRDTFILSLGNAFLLVGLLSLLHIMHYQESLTPIKNNGLLNNPLCFYAMGQLLLPLGLLFSIFAVGRTFSTRRRLHYLLGVLVLLTLIVGAGSYLSCHRQIRLGEKAHQSALSPINADRLINRDFLTVPLYAVAMYLCYKKKLFTESKSNALFLGALALLAYSEALSSGLCFQCEDCPLINHNPFSHFFIIAAYGTIYWVVFVSSIRYPYKTLYAVKEDLSEKYQELSAALEMLKQSEERYRLLVENSNDLIYTLDSYSRITFVNQNISVLTGYTPAELRGKSVFDILTPESQKKAIAQIRTLVKTSRALVEDLEILAKNGGGKTIMVNIQPIHDAEGKITGFQGIARDISERRQQREQMIHSEKLATVGLIASGIAHEIGTPLNIISGNAEFLLADLPDQHPMREELETIIDQCQRISDQVKNLLDFARPSSLEFAPLNINEIIHDTLRLLKHMIKPGHNIQLNLTPDLPPLMGDKYRLRQLFTNLLLNAFQSMPTTGSLQINTALLSASTASRIETPCICIQIKDSGRGIEKENLKSIFDPFFTTKAMGQGTGLGLAVCLRIVKDHAGGIEVESEVNRGATFTIHLPLRAPLKDSGTEETISHV
- a CDS encoding FAD-linked oxidase C-terminal domain-containing protein → MISPATLSKIENIIGKKNLLTSQEDRICYAYDATNLFHMPDAVAIPGTAEEIEAIMQLANREKFPVTPRGAGTGMTGGALAINGGLVLALTRLNRILEIDTQNLIAVVEPGVITGDLQREAEKVGLFYPPDPSSLKFSTIGGNVAECAGGARAVKYGVTKDYVTGLEVALPTGGIIRTGARTRKGVVGYDLTKLFVGSEGTLGIITRIILKLLPLPEARKTLLAVFDRLDTAMQTVSGIISARIIPAALEFMDQTAISCVEDYLRLGLPREAGALLLIEVDGRKEAVEAEADTICQLCEKMGARDIRTAGNESEATLLWQARRAVSPALFKLKPHKISEDIVVPRSRIAEMVSRAKAIGTENGLIVLCFGHAGDGNIHINIMIDREDRVELQRAQRAKEQIFRTALELGGTLSGEHGIGITKSPFLGLELSPLAVETMKKIKAALDPKNILNPGKVFPY
- a CDS encoding cytochrome c3 family protein produces the protein MKKLAIVMAVIASFCLVAVAFAAEPDTVTISSKAYAKHTKGLVKFTHKKHAVDLKIGCTDCHHVYKDGKNTWKKGDAVKKCDSCHSVAKPMAQLSPQEKKQMASPELAFHKNCKECHMAAKKQGKKAPVACGECHGK